The sequence CCATTGCTATGGTTATTACTAATTTAGTGTTCCCAGAAGCAACTATCTATGCTGGTTTTTTCGCTACATTGGGTCACTGCTTTCCAGTGTTTGCTAAGTTTAAAGGTGGCAAGGCTGTTTCAACTGCGATGGGGTTTTTACTGGGAATTTCAATTCTTGTCACAAAAAGACCTGTACTTCATTTTATAGTTCCAGTTCTTCTATTTTTTGCAGCGCTGTATCTATCTAAAATGGTTTCGTTATCTGCTATGGTTTCAGTTATTACTGCAGTCGTTATTCTTGGTTTATCACAAGAAAACATTCAAGTTACAATTGCTTTCGCAATCATTGCAGCGATCGTTATCTATCGACACCGTTCAAACATTCAAAGAATTCTTGACGGTTCCGAACGAAAAATTACATGGATGTAGAGGGAAGTTTCCCTCTTTTTTTGTATAGATTTGGTGAAGATATTGAAAATAGTGAAAATAGTGATATAATTATGCCATATTATAATCAAGGAGAAAAATATGATTAATATTGAGAATGTTACGAAAACTTATAATGGTACCCATAAAGCCGTTGATGATGTGTCCATTCAAATTAATTCCGGAGAAATCGTTGGATTTATCGGCCCTAATGGTGCAGGTAAAACAACGACCATTAAGATGCTTACAGGGATCTTAGCACCCGATTCCGGATCAATTACCCTTAATGACTTAAGCATCCGTGACCAACCAATTGAAGCGAAGCAACAGTTTGGTTATGTTTCTGATGACCCAAATGCATTTTTAAAATTAAAAGGTATCGAGTATTT is a genomic window of Erysipelothrix amsterdamensis containing:
- the plsY gene encoding glycerol-3-phosphate 1-O-acyltransferase PlsY, encoding MEILLASVLGYLLGSIPNALVIGKVFFNTDIREHGSGNLGGTNAGRTLGAKAGVAVAILDVLKATIAMVITNLVFPEATIYAGFFATLGHCFPVFAKFKGGKAVSTAMGFLLGISILVTKRPVLHFIVPVLLFFAALYLSKMVSLSAMVSVITAVVILGLSQENIQVTIAFAIIAAIVIYRHRSNIQRILDGSERKITWM